The proteins below come from a single Dehalococcoidia bacterium genomic window:
- a CDS encoding ABC transporter permease, whose amino-acid sequence MTGYVVRRILSTIPVLLVVSLVVFALIRLSPGDPAALIAGHEALEGEVEAIREQLGLNRPLPVQLGIWFRDILQGDLGRSIVSKHPVLDLIRQWAVPTISLAILTEIIAVSLAIPLGVLAAWKANTWVDRFVMVFATLGFSIPVFWLGFLMIYLFAVQLDLFPAAGYVAPTEGFLPFLHRMIMPAVATGVILMALIARMTRATVLEILSEDYVRTARAKGLAERSVLIRHALRNAALPIMTVIGLGIAGVLSGVVVTESVFAIPGLGRLLINSILARDYPIIQGVILVVSCVYVFVNLLVDISYAYFDPRVRY is encoded by the coding sequence ATGACCGGATACGTAGTCAGACGGATATTGTCCACAATTCCGGTATTGCTGGTTGTGTCGCTCGTTGTGTTCGCCCTAATCCGTCTGTCGCCAGGGGACCCTGCTGCACTCATCGCCGGTCATGAGGCGCTCGAGGGAGAGGTCGAAGCCATCCGCGAGCAGCTTGGACTGAACCGCCCGCTCCCCGTGCAGTTGGGAATCTGGTTTAGAGACATCCTTCAAGGAGACCTTGGCCGTTCCATAGTCTCGAAACACCCAGTGCTCGACCTGATCCGCCAGTGGGCTGTTCCAACGATCTCACTCGCGATCCTAACCGAGATAATTGCAGTTAGCCTGGCAATACCTCTTGGTGTTCTCGCCGCCTGGAAGGCGAATACCTGGGTAGACAGATTCGTCATGGTATTTGCGACCCTGGGGTTTTCAATACCCGTCTTCTGGTTGGGCTTCCTGATGATCTACCTCTTCGCTGTCCAACTGGATCTCTTTCCAGCCGCGGGATACGTTGCCCCGACCGAAGGCTTCCTGCCATTTCTCCATCGAATGATCATGCCTGCCGTCGCGACCGGTGTGATCCTGATGGCCCTGATAGCCCGTATGACAAGGGCAACCGTTCTGGAGATACTCAGTGAGGACTACGTTCGGACCGCGCGAGCCAAGGGTCTGGCTGAAAGGTCGGTCCTGATCCGTCACGCTCTTAGAAACGCGGCACTCCCGATCATGACGGTAATAGGACTCGGGATCGCCGGCGTCCTGAGCGGTGTGGTAGTGACCGAAAGCGTCTTTGCCATACCGGGACTCGGCAGGCTCCTGATAAATTCGATCCTCGCCCGCGACTACCCGATAATCCAGGGCGTGATACTGGTGGTGTCCTGCGTCTACGTCTTCGTGAACCTGTTAGTAGACATCTCCTACGCCTACTTCGATCCGCGAGTCAGGTACTGA